One genomic window of Candidatus Pseudobacter hemicellulosilyticus includes the following:
- a CDS encoding cell division protein ZapA, which yields MEHLIPINVVIGDRTYRIRIAPTDEEVVRKTLKLINDKIIEFKTQFAGKDMQDYVAMVVLWYATQQKAAGEDRPLEASETEKQLSGLEKLLDRMLSPQG from the coding sequence ATGGAGCATTTAATTCCAATAAATGTGGTCATAGGCGACCGGACCTACCGGATCCGGATAGCACCCACCGATGAGGAAGTGGTGCGGAAGACCCTCAAATTGATCAATGACAAGATCATTGAGTTCAAGACCCAGTTTGCAGGCAAGGATATGCAGGACTATGTTGCCATGGTGGTGCTCTGGTATGCCACCCAGCAAAAAGCGGCCGGGGAAGACCGGCCGCTGGAAGCAAGTGAAACGGAAAAACAGTTGTCAGGACTGGAAAAGCTCCTGGACAGAATGCTCTCCCCGCAGGGATGA
- a CDS encoding DUF6263 family protein, translating into MRNFLVALALLTAGAAQAQQPIRKISFTPGQQLQKATVSKMTIEMDMMGMPLTIDQNVTITADFTINKSSAKDFSATSKIKRIVASMNGMGQDMSFDSDKPEDRQGEMGKVMGEKLDKPVTVTVDANGIITAVDSSAVTASPATGGMMDALALGTPLGDPKPGGQYELIAKLPARTLKVGESWADSTVDKDGKATTTYLVKELTKGQVVIAINGILSRAGTIDQMGMSFNLDLKGTTEGQLIADTATGLVKSRQLKGEAKGTLEASGQTIPLNMKYTSDENVTK; encoded by the coding sequence ATGAGGAATTTTTTGGTTGCGCTTGCCTTACTGACTGCAGGCGCTGCACAGGCTCAACAACCTATCCGTAAGATCAGTTTTACTCCCGGCCAGCAATTGCAGAAAGCCACTGTATCTAAGATGACCATTGAGATGGACATGATGGGCATGCCCCTGACCATTGACCAGAATGTAACCATTACCGCTGATTTCACTATCAATAAGAGCAGCGCAAAGGATTTTTCGGCCACCAGCAAGATCAAAAGGATTGTAGCCTCCATGAACGGCATGGGCCAGGATATGAGCTTTGATTCTGATAAGCCGGAAGACCGCCAGGGTGAGATGGGCAAGGTGATGGGCGAAAAGCTGGACAAGCCTGTTACGGTAACTGTTGACGCCAATGGCATTATCACCGCTGTAGATTCCTCCGCGGTCACTGCTTCACCTGCCACCGGCGGGATGATGGATGCGCTGGCCCTGGGCACCCCGCTGGGTGATCCCAAACCGGGCGGCCAGTACGAACTGATTGCCAAACTGCCGGCCAGGACCCTGAAAGTAGGCGAGAGCTGGGCGGACTCCACGGTTGATAAGGACGGTAAAGCCACCACCACTTACCTGGTGAAAGAACTGACCAAGGGCCAGGTGGTGATTGCCATTAATGGCATCCTGTCCCGTGCAGGCACCATAGACCAGATGGGTATGAGCTTTAACCTGGACCTGAAAGGCACAACAGAAGGCCAGCTCATAGCCGATACGGCCACCGGGCTGGTAAAAAGCCGCCAGCTGAAAGGCGAGGCCAAGGGCACACTGGAGGCCAGTGGTCAGACCATTCCGCTCAACATGAAATATACTTCAGACGAAAACGTAACGAAATAA
- the dnaB gene encoding replicative DNA helicase: MDLTNLNSKDKDRKQRRKGSLDLSTMVYGKVPPQAKDLEEAVLGALMLEKSAFDIVIEILKPECFYVESHQRIYRAMQSLQQKNQPIDILTVVEELKSKTELEMVGGAYYVTRLTNAVVSSANIEAHSRIILQKFIQRELIRISGETISDAYEDSTDVFDLLDEAESRLFEITNNHLRKNYDSIDSVLVKTVQRIEDMRSRTEDISGVPSGFSTLDKVTYGWQPSDLIILAARPAVGKTAFALNLVRNAALSAKAVPVAFFSLEMSSAQLVQRILSAESEIWLEKISRGKMEDHEMKQLYAKGIQKLAQAPIFIDDTAALNVFELRAKCRRLKNKHNIGFIVIDYLQLMSGGGGKNTNREQEISQISRNLKTLAKELYVPIIALSQLSRAVETRKEGNKMPQLSDLRESGAIEQDADMVMFIYRPEYYDITSNEMGESNKGETHVRIAKHRNGSLETIKLRALLHIQKFQEMEEDDFGGIGGGGGSWRPLPPPEGGGAASDGAGGAKLYIQAGSKMNDMPYGEDDEAPF, translated from the coding sequence ATGGACTTAACTAACCTTAACAGTAAAGATAAAGACCGTAAACAGCGCCGGAAAGGGTCCCTGGACCTGAGTACCATGGTTTACGGGAAAGTGCCCCCCCAGGCCAAAGACCTGGAAGAAGCCGTACTGGGCGCCCTGATGCTGGAAAAAAGTGCTTTCGATATTGTGATCGAGATCCTGAAGCCGGAATGTTTCTACGTGGAATCCCACCAGCGGATCTACCGCGCCATGCAAAGCCTGCAGCAGAAAAACCAGCCCATTGATATCCTGACCGTAGTGGAAGAGCTGAAAAGCAAGACTGAGCTGGAAATGGTAGGCGGCGCTTACTATGTTACCCGCCTCACCAATGCTGTGGTTTCCTCCGCCAATATTGAGGCCCACTCCCGGATCATCCTCCAGAAATTCATCCAGCGCGAGCTGATCCGCATCAGCGGCGAAACCATCAGTGACGCCTATGAGGACAGCACCGATGTATTTGACCTGCTGGACGAAGCAGAAAGCCGCCTTTTTGAGATCACCAATAATCACCTCCGGAAGAATTACGACAGTATTGACTCGGTGCTGGTGAAGACCGTACAGCGGATCGAGGACATGCGTAGCCGGACCGAAGATATCAGCGGTGTGCCCAGCGGATTCAGCACCCTTGATAAAGTGACCTACGGCTGGCAACCTTCTGACCTGATCATCCTGGCTGCCCGTCCTGCGGTAGGTAAAACGGCCTTCGCCCTTAACCTGGTACGGAATGCGGCCCTCAGCGCCAAAGCCGTGCCGGTGGCCTTCTTCAGCTTGGAAATGTCCTCGGCGCAGCTGGTACAACGTATCCTCTCCGCCGAAAGCGAAATATGGCTGGAAAAGATCTCCCGCGGTAAAATGGAAGATCATGAAATGAAACAGCTCTATGCCAAAGGTATCCAGAAGCTGGCGCAGGCCCCCATCTTCATTGACGATACCGCGGCCCTGAACGTGTTTGAACTGCGGGCCAAATGCCGCCGGTTGAAGAACAAGCACAATATCGGTTTCATTGTCATTGACTATCTCCAGCTGATGAGCGGCGGCGGTGGTAAAAACACCAACCGCGAGCAGGAGATCAGCCAGATCTCCCGGAACCTCAAGACCCTGGCCAAGGAGCTGTATGTACCCATCATTGCCCTGTCCCAGTTAAGCCGGGCCGTGGAAACGCGGAAAGAGGGTAACAAGATGCCGCAGCTGAGTGACCTTCGGGAATCGGGCGCCATTGAACAGGATGCGGACATGGTCATGTTCATTTACCGTCCCGAATACTATGATATTACGTCCAATGAAATGGGCGAAAGCAATAAAGGGGAAACCCACGTTCGGATAGCCAAACACCGGAACGGTTCGCTGGAAACCATCAAGCTGCGCGCCTTACTGCATATCCAGAAATTCCAGGAGATGGAAGAGGATGATTTTGGCGGTATCGGCGGCGGTGGCGGCAGCTGGCGTCCCCTGCCACCTCCGGAAGGCGGTGGTGCTGCCAGTGATGGCGCCGGCGGAGCCAAGCTCTATATACAGGCCGGCAGTAAAATGAATGATATGCCTTACGGTGAGGATGATGAAGCACCGTTCTAA
- a CDS encoding RsmE family RNA methyltransferase gives MSLPIFYLDTPAGKGAFLTLPEEASRHIVQVLRMKTGERIRLADGRGQLLVAAITDDHKKKCTVQVLEAASVTPPARRISIGISLLKNNSRLEWFLEKATEIGVTEIIPLLCERTERQHFRHDRMNSILISAMLQSQQAWLPVLHEPVAFPQLFRLEDIGKIPQRLIAHCEPAEKQSLTAIPGSDTRLLLIGPEGDFTPEEIALALEHGFVPVSLGETRLRTETAGVVAAALLKMGSPGQ, from the coding sequence ATGAGTCTGCCGATCTTTTACCTTGATACACCCGCCGGCAAAGGCGCTTTCCTCACGCTACCCGAAGAAGCATCCAGACATATTGTCCAGGTCCTGCGCATGAAAACCGGCGAGCGTATACGCCTGGCCGATGGCCGGGGACAATTACTGGTAGCCGCTATCACAGACGATCACAAGAAAAAATGCACCGTCCAGGTCCTGGAAGCAGCAAGCGTGACGCCGCCTGCCCGCAGGATCAGCATCGGCATCTCCCTGCTCAAAAATAACAGCCGGCTGGAATGGTTCCTGGAAAAAGCCACGGAGATTGGCGTTACTGAAATTATCCCCCTGCTCTGTGAACGCACCGAACGCCAGCATTTTCGCCATGACCGTATGAACAGCATCCTGATCAGCGCCATGCTGCAAAGCCAGCAGGCCTGGCTGCCAGTCCTGCATGAGCCGGTAGCGTTCCCGCAATTGTTCCGGCTGGAAGACATAGGGAAGATCCCGCAAAGACTGATAGCCCACTGTGAGCCCGCCGAAAAGCAATCCCTCACGGCCATTCCCGGCAGTGATACCCGCTTATTGCTGATAGGTCCCGAAGGAGATTTTACACCCGAAGAAATTGCGCTGGCTTTGGAACATGGTTTTGTTCCCGTATCCCTGGGAGAAACAAGATTGCGTACGGAGACTGCCGGCGTAGTAGCGGCTGCATTGTTGAAGATGGGTAGTCCTGGCCAATAA
- a CDS encoding TerC family protein, with the protein MEQLLSVDALISLLTLTTLEVVLGIDNVIFVSILMGRLNKQEQLKARRIWMIAGIAARVALLLAIGWLVNNGNRELFGFDFRGEHHAFNLRNVIMFVGGLFLLYKTVKEIHHKLEGDEETINPKAAKSSFGAIIGQIILIDMVFSFDSIITAVGLAKIVSVMIIAVIIAMIVMFFFADKISGFIHQHPTLKMLALAFLLMVGFSLFFEGLEPIHHSHIDKGYIYVSMAFSFGVEMLNMWMRKKAKKQKPVELREPVLKEGEALPGK; encoded by the coding sequence ATGGAACAATTACTGTCCGTTGACGCACTGATCAGCCTGCTGACCCTCACCACGCTGGAAGTGGTGCTGGGGATCGACAATGTGATCTTTGTCTCCATTCTTATGGGCCGGCTGAACAAGCAGGAGCAGCTCAAAGCCAGACGGATCTGGATGATAGCCGGCATTGCCGCCCGGGTGGCGCTGCTGCTGGCCATCGGCTGGCTGGTCAACAACGGTAACCGCGAGCTTTTCGGTTTTGATTTCCGCGGCGAGCACCATGCCTTCAACCTCCGCAACGTGATCATGTTTGTGGGCGGTCTGTTCCTGCTTTATAAAACAGTTAAAGAGATCCACCACAAGCTGGAGGGCGATGAAGAGACCATCAACCCCAAAGCGGCTAAAAGCTCTTTTGGCGCCATCATTGGACAGATCATCCTGATAGATATGGTGTTTTCCTTTGACAGTATCATCACCGCCGTTGGCCTGGCCAAGATAGTGTCCGTGATGATCATTGCCGTGATCATTGCCATGATCGTGATGTTCTTCTTTGCCGATAAGATCTCCGGCTTTATCCACCAGCACCCTACCCTCAAAATGCTGGCCCTGGCCTTCCTGCTGATGGTTGGTTTCAGCCTGTTCTTTGAAGGTCTGGAGCCAATTCACCACAGCCATATTGACAAGGGCTATATCTATGTATCCATGGCTTTCTCCTTTGGTGTGGAGATGCTGAATATGTGGATGCGTAAGAAAGCAAAGAAACAAAAGCCGGTGGAGCTAAGGGAACCGGTGCTGAAAGAAGGCGAAGCACTGCCAGGGAAATAA